The Candidatus Tumulicola sp. genomic interval CTTTGCTCAAGCCGCCCTTGGGGACGTATGCCTGGATCATCGCCGAAGCGAGGAAGCCCAGCATCAGCGACCACAGCACGACCCAGAACATGGCGAACGACGCGAGCAGCCAGTGCCATAGGAACAATAGGAGCGACATTAGGCTAACCTGATACCCCCCACCCGTATATTAGCGCTGGCCATCTGCACGGTCAAGTGCTCTTGCCAATTCAGATATGATGCAAGTATGATGAGGCTGGTTCGAAAGGGGGTACCCCCCTTGCCTAGCTGGAGATCAGCCTCGCATGCGCCATTCGTACTACAAGGACAAAGCCAACATCATCGCGCGGCTGCGCAAAGTCGAGGGTCAAGTGCGCGGCCTTGCTCGCATGGTCGAAGAGGACAGCTACTGCATCGACATCATCACGCAATTGGCCTCGGCCCGTTCGGCATTGGAAAGCTTGGGCCTATTGCTGCTGCAAGACCACATCGAGGGCTGCGTTCGCGACACGCTGAAAGGTGACGATAAGGCAGCCTCGGACAAAGTGCAGGAGCTCATCGCAACCGTGAACCGTTTTGTCAAGACCTAAGCTTGCATAGGAGCACGAGAGTGGAGATCGGATCGATCATCATCTACCGCAGCGGGAAGTTCGTCAAGTACGAGGACGCGAAAGTGGGCATGCTCACGCACGGCCTCAACTACGGCACCGGCTGCTTTGAAGGCATCCGCGGCTACTGGAACGAGGCGCACGGCCAATTGTACTTCTTCCGTTTGGCCGAGCACTACGAACGCCTGACGGCCTCCGCCAAGCTCTTGATGATCGATCTCAAAGACTCGGTCGAGGACATGTGCGCCCACACCACCGAGCTCGTGCGGCGCAACGGATTCCGCGTCAACGTGTACGTTCGGCCGCTCGCGTTCAAGAGCGCCGAAGAGGTCGGCGTGCGCCTGCACAACGTGCCCGACGATTTTTCGATCACGGCCGTGCCCAGCAAGGCGTATTTCGACCCCAACGCGGGTCTGCGAGCGTGCATCTCTTCGTGGCGGCGCGTGGACGACAACGTCGCGCCGGCCCGCGCCAAGCTCACCGGCATCTACGTCAATTCGGCGCTGGCCAAGAGCGAGGCGATCAAGAACGGCTTCGACGAGGCCATCATGTTGAACAGCGAAGGCCATGTCGCGGAGGGCAGCGCCCAGAATATCTTCATCGTGCGCGACGGCGTGGTGATCACCCCGCCCGTGTCGGACGGCATCCTCGAGGGCATCACGCGCCGCTCTCTGCTCGAGGTGTGCCGGACGGAACTCCACCTCCCGACGGCCGAACGCAGCATTGGTCGAAGCGAGCTCTACGTCGCTGATGAGGTCTTTCTGGCCGGCACCGCGGTCGAGGTCACGGGCGTCATCGAAGTCGACCACCGCCCCGTGGGTGAGGGCAAAATCGGCCCGATAACCGCCGCCCTGGGCGGCCTATACCGCTCGATCACCCTTGGCGAGGTGTCGCGCTTCCGGCACTGGCTGACGCCTTCGTATCCGGTTGCGGCGCGCAAGCTTGGAGCGGCCGCTTCCTAGGCGCTTTTCCGGCCCGTAGAAACTCTGTCCCGTTGCTGCATTAGAAGAGGCTGAGTTCCCGGTTCGGATGAGCCCGGCCGGTAACAATGTGCTCTGGGTCACAGTCCTATCTTTTGTGAACCGTCCATTGCACTTGCCGCGACCCGCTACTCGGCTCAACGCGCTGATCTCGCCGCCCCATGCCAAAGAGCGGGTGAGTCACGATCTCGTCATCGCGAACCAGTGGCAGGGTCCCATCGCCAA includes:
- a CDS encoding metal-sensitive transcriptional regulator, which produces MRHSYYKDKANIIARLRKVEGQVRGLARMVEEDSYCIDIITQLASARSALESLGLLLLQDHIEGCVRDTLKGDDKAASDKVQELIATVNRFVKT
- a CDS encoding branched-chain amino acid transaminase, producing MEIGSIIIYRSGKFVKYEDAKVGMLTHGLNYGTGCFEGIRGYWNEAHGQLYFFRLAEHYERLTASAKLLMIDLKDSVEDMCAHTTELVRRNGFRVNVYVRPLAFKSAEEVGVRLHNVPDDFSITAVPSKAYFDPNAGLRACISSWRRVDDNVAPARAKLTGIYVNSALAKSEAIKNGFDEAIMLNSEGHVAEGSAQNIFIVRDGVVITPPVSDGILEGITRRSLLEVCRTELHLPTAERSIGRSELYVADEVFLAGTAVEVTGVIEVDHRPVGEGKIGPITAALGGLYRSITLGEVSRFRHWLTPSYPVAARKLGAAAS